One Salvelinus fontinalis isolate EN_2023a chromosome 11, ASM2944872v1, whole genome shotgun sequence DNA window includes the following coding sequences:
- the LOC129866039 gene encoding uncharacterized protein LOC129866039, with protein sequence MLLLSSDIVPLLLCEGSLWRPNTTLERSTGPQGRTTLTVGFSTDQHSHNYRVSLLCSNNRQWQDTDMTNQTLLNVEFDLEKWPRTCCHFDVEIQPFFSSCNNDCVRRRKTFNICGTPPTVLPGDSASPKIYTAVAAVVLLLVAGLVCCLVYQLRRRRKKVPPGPYPPAVEPEAQTPHLSRVPPRVLVTYSQDHPLYRNIVLKLCAFLQAKCGTEVVLDLLDTAWLGTVGRLPWLEWQRQQINKSSDKILVLCSRGVHAKWRAMCGQSRVTLREDLRSPIDDMLTPALNLFLPDMQQAAGLGKYMVAYFDDVGSERDVPSVFDIAVKYKLMKHFEELCFRILDQEKYAPGQVSHIEGIGVEEYFTCPSGRDLRDAIEALQVFQLENPDWFEQECVDINAEEEVVAGTEYDALLEQPVAPVLEFVPEYRKGPPVLEFVPEYSKGPPVLEFVPEYSKGPPVLEFVPEYSKGPPVLEFVPEYRKGPPVLEFVPEYRKGPPVLQFVPEYRKGPPVLQCVPEYKKGPPVLQCVPEYRKGPPIPSYDVEINENCQGFQVLTPEVKLEGNGTSVLELLPWVSSDSHQVYPSYPVVEAPPGVLISDLHPHDLESQPWGLSDLLLSEPPSARENCLHLQERWGTADRCPLENEEEEEAYGPSRQPSADTLEQLMSLQLSLCGLSAIPKITSVSTEHGYLSQQHGEMDLSLPVKMGQSQLSFSSIQVTPPVPMDSEIQYLPPLPEITHSQPVEMEEGVEVMNPVAQEKRPVSGSDLGYISRSSFQQDSSVLYPVGEASDNTLVALARLQQALYLNN encoded by the exons ATGCTGCTACTCAGTTCTGACATTGTTCCTTTGTTGCTGTGTGAAGGGAGTCTGTGGAGACCTAACACTACGTTGGAGCGGTCTACTGGACCACAAGGCAGAACCACGCTCACTGTTGGGTTCAGTACAGACCAGCACTCACACAACTACAGAGTCTCACTACTGTGCTCCAACAACAGACAATGGCAGGACACAGACATG ACCAACCAAACGTTGCTGAATGTAGAGTTTGACCTGGAGAAGTGGCCCCGGACCTGCTGCCATTTTGATGTGGAG ATCCAGCCGTTTTTTAGCAGTTGCAACAACGACTGTGTACGAAGAAGGAAAACGTTTAACATATGTG GGACCCCTCCAACTGTGTTACCTGGAGATTCTGCATCTCCTAAAATCTACACAGCCGTAGCAGCCGTGGTGTTGCTGCTGGTCGCTGGACTGGTCTGTTGTCTCGTCTATCAACTACGGAGACGGAGAAAGAAAG tcccaCCAGGCCCCTATCCCCCAGCTGTAGAGCCAGAGGCCCAGACTCCTCATCTCTCCAGGGTTCCTCCCAGGGTGTTGGTGACCTACTCTCAGGACCATCCTCTCTACAGGAATATAGTCCTGAAGCTCTGTGCCTTCCTCCAGGCCAAGTGTGGAACTGAGGTGGTGTTGGACCTTCTAGACACAGCCTGGCTGGGCACTGTGGGGAGACTACCCTGGCTGGAGTGGCAGAGACAACAG aTCAACAAATCATCAGACAAGATCCTGGTCCTCTGTTCTCGTGGCGTCCATGCCAAGTGGAGGGCGATGTGTGGCCAGAGTCGTGTGACGTTAAGAGAGGACCTCCGGTCGCCCATCGACGACATGCTGACCCCGGCCCTCAACCTCTTCCTGCCCGACATGCAGCAGGCCGCCGGGCTGGGGAAATACATGGTGGCCTACTTTGACGATGTCGGCAGCGAGCGTGACGTGCCGTCTGTCTTCGACATCGCTGTGAAGTACAAGCTGATGAAACACTTTGAGGAGCTCTGCTTTAGGATCCTGGACCAGGAGAAGTACGCACCAGGACAG GTCAGCCACATCGAGGGGATCGGAGTGGAAGAGTACTTCACATGTCCATCGGGGAGGGATCTGCGTGACGCCATCGAAGCCTTACAGGTGTTCCAGCTAGAAAACCCAGACTGGTTTGAACAGGAGTGTGTTGACATCAACGCAGAGGAGGAAGTGGTCGCAGGAACAGAGTATGATGCTCTACTGGAACAGCCGGTCGCTCCTGTTCTAGAGTTTGTTCCAGAATACAGGAAGGGGCCTCCTGTTCTAGAGTTTGTTCCAGAATACAGCAAGGGGCCTCCTGTTCTAGAGTTTGTTCCAGAATACAGCAAGGGGCCTCCTGTTCTAGAGTTTGTTCCAGAATACAGCAAGGGGCCTCCTGTTCTAGAGTTTGTTCCAGAATACAGGAAGGGGCCTCCTGTTCTAGAGTTTGTTCCAGAATACAGGAAGGGGCCTCCTGTTCTACAGTTTGTTCCAGAATACAGGAAGGGGCCTCCTGTTCTACAGTGTGTTCCAGAATACAAGAAGGGGCCTCCTGTTCTACAGTGTGTTCCAGAATACAGGAAGGGGCCTCCAATCCCCAGCTATGATGTAGAGATCAATGAAAATTGCCAGGGATTCCAGGTCTTGACTCCTGAAGTGAAACTGGAAG GTAATGGGACGTCTGTGCTGGAGCTTCTTCCATGGGTCAGCTCTGACAGCCACCAGGTGTACCCGTCATACCCGGTCGTTGAGGCCCCACCTGGGGTACTTATCTCTGATCTGCACCCGCATGACCTGGAGAGTCAACCCTGGGGGTTGTCAGATCTTCTCCTGAGTGAGCCACCCTCGGCCAGAGAGAACTGTCTCCACCTACAGGAGAGGTGGGGAACAGCAGACCGCTGCCCTCTAGAgaacgaggaagaggaggaggcataCGGTCCTTCTCGCCAACCCTCTGCTGACACCCTGGAACAACTCATGTCTCTCCAGCTGTCACTTTGTGGTCTCAGTGCTATCCCAAAAATCACCTCTGTGTCCACAGAGCACGGCTACCTATCACAACAGCATGGAGAGATGGACCTATCACTTCCTGTCAAGATGGGCCAATCACAACTGTCCTTCAGCTCCATCCAGGTTACCCCACCTGTACCAATGGATAGTGAGATTCAGTACCTCCCTCCCCTGCCAGAGATAACCCACTCCCAGCCggtagagatggaggagggtGTGGAGGTGATGAATCCTGTTGCCCAGGAGAAGAGACCCGTCAGTGGGTCAGACCTGGGCTATATCTCCAGGAGCTCCTTCCAGCAGGACTCTTCTGTACTCTACCCTGTAGGAGAGGCCAGCGACAATACACTGGTGGCACTGGCCAGGTTACAACAGGCTCTCTACCTAAACAATTAA
- the tmem121b gene encoding transmembrane protein 121B, with amino-acid sequence MHTMIAEIGAADNPKASYPYPQAAVISPDSPVSSAPDYGVGQLFIRSASYRRDTHTSAGSINPDDSSVKPLVSSAITNGYIMTSEEFMQTAPLFGQRSKRNVLYKILCFLILIFQGGILDFYLIIFTDLYWCSWIATDLVVISGWGIFFMKNARSKRERACGFHQKNSIFGCNLGEFTYAYLAWLIYVIACTPKIVLILETSILDLIALKVPFGVTGFKIIMSLSVPLLYCLINSITDDQNGATRHRSQSCFMTTCLDLVDCFTLVELYLRNEIPTVYLKYTVISVYFIALGVPVVWLYELTASEMRCRWVWARFLTGVLINAPLLVVRCFQVYVHKMPVSVFMFKNMFFLACKCLELIEQCFTVRGVRRFGDGRNAAQFSHCVSENDMCPHGYVNTLAVTTQS; translated from the coding sequence ATGCATACAATGATAGCAGAAATTGGTGCCGCCGACAATCCCAAGGCCAGCTATCCCTATCCCCAAGCAGCTGTGATCTCCCCGGACTCACCGGTTTCATCCGCCCCGGACTACGGCGTCGGACAGCTGTTCATACGTAGCGCCTCGTACAGGAGGGACACACATACGTCCGCGGGGAGTATCAACCCAGACGACAGCTCCGTCAAGCCGCTGGTATCCTCCGCTATTACAAACGGCTATATCATGACCTCTGAGGAATTCATGCAGACCGCTCCCCTGTTCGGCCAGAGGTCCAAGAGAAACGTTCTCTACAAGATTCTGTGTTTCCTCATTCTGATATTCCAAGGAGGCATTCTAGATTTCTACCTCATTATCTTCACGGATCTGTACTGGTGCTCGTGGATCGCCACGGATCTGGTGGTGATTTCTGGCTGGGGGATCTTCTTCATGAAGAACGCCAGGAGCAAGAGAGAGCGGGCGTGTGGGTTCCACCAAAAGAACTCTATATTCGGCTGTAACCTCGGCGAGTTTACCTACGCCTACCTGGCCTGGTTAATCTACGTGATCGCCTGCACCCCTAAAATAGTCCTCATTCTAGAGACTTCGATATTAGATCTCATCGCCCTCAAAGTTCCGTTCGGTGTAACTGGATTTAAGATTATCATGTCGCTCTCGGTCCCGTTACTCTACTGTCTCATCAATTCTATCACCGATGACCAGAACGGAGCTACGCGCCACCGGTCCCAAAGCTGCTTCATGACCACCTGTCTGGACCTGGTAGACTGCTTTACCCTGGTGGAGTTGTATCTGAGGAACGAGATACCGACGGTCTATTTAAAATACACGGTCATCTCGGTGTATTTTATCGCCCTGGGCGTCCCGGTGGTGTGGTTGTACGAGTTGACCGCCTCCGAGATGCGCTGTCGCTGGGTCTGGGCTAGGTTCCTGACCGGTGTATTGATCAACGCTCCACTTCTGGTGGTGCGGTGCTTCCAGGTGTATGTTCACAAGATGCCCGTCTCAGTGTTCATGTTCAAGAATATGTTCTTCTTGGCCTGTAAGTGTCTGGAGCTGATAGAACAGTGTTTCACAGTGCGGGGAGTCAGGAGGTTCGGTGACGGACGCAACGCGGCGCAGTTCTCTCACTGTGTCTCAGAGAACGATATGTGTCCCCATGGATACGTTAACACCCTGGCCGTTACCACGCAGTCATGA